The sequence GGTTGGAAGGCAGACAGGCTGTTGAAGCGTCCTCCACGGCGATGCGGCAGGCGCAGGTACGGCGCGTACCAGCGTGGTGCGGCCTGGCCGGAACGACTGCCGCGTGCGTGGGTGTGCTCTTCGTCGTCCTGGTGCTGCTGTTGCAGTGGCTGCGCGCGGATCTATGGTGGCTCGACGCGCAACTGAGCGCGCATCTGCATGGGCCTTATGGTCTGCTGCTGCGCACCGCTTACTGCGTGCTGGCTGCAGTGATGGTCTGGATGGCAGCGGGCCTGCACGCCGCGCTCGCGCCGGTCGCGTGCAGCCGAACGGTAGTGGGATTGTTCTGGGCGGCGGCGGTGGGATTGAGCATGGTGGCGATCGGCGACAGCTGGATGCCGGCGCTGGCGCCCGCTGCCGCGCCGATGGTGCATGTGCTGTCGGCGGATGCGACCTTTCTGTGCGTGATCGCGGCGTTGCTGCTGCAATCGTGGTACTTCCGTCGCGATCGCTGGTGGGCGGGGCACATCGTGCCGGTATTTGGCCTGGGGCTTGTCGCGTTCGCGGCGTTGCTGTTCTACATCACGGCGACCAGCGCGCCGCTCGGCATCAGCCAGAAGATCGCCATCGTGCTGATTGTGGCCTGGGTGGTGCTGGTTGGCGTCTTGCTGAGGCGGCGCACGCGTGCGGGGGCTGCGCCGGGGCGGTATTCGCGTGACAATGCCTGGGTCAATCAACCGTAGGAAGTCTGAAATGCTGCAGCGATTCGATGCGGGTCCGCGTATGTCCGAGATGACCGTCCATGGCGGCGTGTGCTACCTAGCCGGCCAGATTGCCGATGACACCAGTGAAGACATCACCGGGCAGACCCGCCAAGTGCTTGCCGAGATCGACAAGCTGCTGGCGCAGGCGGCCAGCGACAAGGCCAAGATCCTGCGCGCCGAAATCTACCTGGCCGATATCGGCGACTTCGACGGCATGAACGTCGCCTGGGACGAGTGGGTGCCGCATGGCTTCACGCCCGCGCGCGCCACCGTCGAAGCCAAACTGGCGCGGCCGGAATGGAAGGTGGAGATTGTGATCACCGCAGCGGCGGGCTGATCGCGCAAGGCATCTCACCGAGACGGCCACGCTCCGCCAGGGTGCGCGGCGGTGTCTGCGATCGGTTTGTCATCCTCCATGCACTGCGTGTTTGTGAGCGCAGTGCATGGAGGGCGCGGCATCGGTTCGGTCGTGTCGTGCCTGGTGCGGTTCACCGTTCGCGGTAGAAGCGCGTTGCGCGTTACGTAGCGCAGTGCCGCTGCGCGATGGGCATGTCCGGCTTGTA comes from Xanthomonas vesicatoria ATCC 35937 and encodes:
- a CDS encoding DUF998 domain-containing protein, with amino-acid sequence MRQAQVRRVPAWCGLAGTTAACVGVLFVVLVLLLQWLRADLWWLDAQLSAHLHGPYGLLLRTAYCVLAAVMVWMAAGLHAALAPVACSRTVVGLFWAAAVGLSMVAIGDSWMPALAPAAAPMVHVLSADATFLCVIAALLLQSWYFRRDRWWAGHIVPVFGLGLVAFAALLFYITATSAPLGISQKIAIVLIVAWVVLVGVLLRRRTRAGAAPGRYSRDNAWVNQP
- a CDS encoding RidA family protein, translating into MLQRFDAGPRMSEMTVHGGVCYLAGQIADDTSEDITGQTRQVLAEIDKLLAQAASDKAKILRAEIYLADIGDFDGMNVAWDEWVPHGFTPARATVEAKLARPEWKVEIVITAAAG